The sequence below is a genomic window from Haematobia irritans isolate KBUSLIRL chromosome 3, ASM5000362v1, whole genome shotgun sequence.
cgaaaaatttagatttcgatcacaagttctcgatatcgaatgccgtgattagccccctggaTGGCGCATAAAGTGGACCTTATACGGTCGAATAAACCCTGCGActcaacacgttgcggcgacaaatccgctaGTATAAGGCCATGACCGAGTGttgcggggacgtgttggcatcaaatcaaaacaactttcatttttttctggttgggaggaacaaatcttcacgtgtaaggtgatgttcgccaaacattagcaaaaacaaagttattttaataattaaaacaagcatttctgcaatgaaattaatgatggatcATTAATTCAGCTTggagtttttattgtttttttttcatgttttattaaaaaatggctTCACACAtaacttttcgtccatcttcatAGTTtatgtttatgcttcttcttatttcttcatgttgttatcataattgttcgtgcagtgtaagggTAAAATTTGAACGAACACACTACAAATAGGCGAGCCTCTatcgtagtgtttatccgaccgtctaaggtccgcttaagTCGCCATTCTTATTGTATTGTTTTTTAGCGTTGCCAAATAAAAGTCTAATATGAACTGCATAATGTGACTTTCCGCATGAAATTTCATATACGTCCAAAACCGTTCTCTCGAATATGTACAAATAATCCCATATCAAAAACGTGtagaaaaatgtttagaaacgtTACGTTTGCATTACGCAACTAATCTATACCAATAGACTAACTAAGCTATCAATAACGAGAAAAACAATATGATAGAAGAAGAAGAGTTTTTATCAGTAGTCCTTCTAGTGCAAAAAAGGAAACATTGCAAATtcgtaataaattaaaaaataaacatgtaAACGTGTTTATGTTTTGTTAAATGGTTAATATTGGAGGGAACTAGATACATATTAGTTTAAAGATATTGACAGTTTTCTTATCAATTCGTTGTAATTACAATAGAAGTAGCCTgtactcacaaaaaaaaaaaatggcacgTCAGAAGGGTGGCACTAATACCTCCACAGATAAAGGTGTAAAACAGAAAAATTCTAAACAACACAACGAAAATGCAGATTCAACGAAATCTAATAATAGTAGCACAACAACTACTAGCACAACCTCTTCCACGGCACCGGTGAATAAACCAAAACATACGGCCCATCCTAAAAAAGCCACGTTTGAAGAGCCCACGTCAAAGTTTGTCTTGAATAAATGGAAGACATTGGCAGGAAGCATTTGTATGGCGGTAGCTGCTTATTTTTGTTATCAGGGATATCTGGAGACCCGAGTGAATACGCCGTTCGATAACCAAAAAATGGTTACGCGCACAGGGCTTGATGATCCAGAACGCTATTGGGGTTCCTATAGGCCATTAAATTACTTCGGCATGAAAACCAGAGATCCTCATTCGCTGGTGATGGGCTTAATGTGGTATACACCATCAAATCTGGGTCATGGGGGAAAGGGTATACGACATTGGTGTGATATGGGTGACAATTTGGATAAGTATGGTTGGACACATCATGACGGGCGTATGTTTGGTGTCCAGGAGATCCACGATTTGCCATTTGAACTGAAGACCTCATTTGTAAAATATCCCAGCGGTAAACAATTTGGTGGCGATTGGACAGCCAGGATTTCTGTAAAGAATACTACCAGAGCTTGGGACAAATCAATATCGCTAATATGGTATGTTGCTTTGGACGAACGTACAAATGGTCACATTAAATATGTGTCAGATGAGAAGAGTCCTGAACCTGGGGTGTACGGTGAAACGTTGGGCTTGGGGGAATTCCAGTTGAGATTTCATCCTGTAAAAGGGCGTATCCTACACAAATCTTCATTATCCACGGTGGCACCATCGTTGAGTAAACTtaaagaaactgtatttacacaCTTCAGGGCATTTACGGATAAAAAAGGCCAACGTTATATAGGACTACCCGGAGAAATGGTATCTCATAATGGTCAAGCTCCGGCTGATCCAAATTTCATAGCCATACAAATAACCGCCGAGGTGGACTTCACACTGGATATTACATATCAATCAACATCGGGCTTTTCTGTTGGAGGAGATATTCCAAAGCCACCCACTGGTCGAGACTATACTAATTCATTGCAGGAGCATATAGCCTCATTTGACAAACGTTTTGAGGAAACATTCCATTTGAAATCAAAAGGTTTCTCCAacgaagaaattaaatttgccaAATACGCTTTGAGTAATATGCTAGGAGGTATTGGTTACTTCTATGGAGCTAGTAAGGTAAGGAAACAATAGTCACTTATAGAGATCACTTTTATATTAGACGAATTCATGGATTTTCCATTATGTAGGTCCAATCGGTATATACAAAAAATCCCGTTCCATATTGGAAATCTGCTTTATACACAGCAGTGCCTTCTCGCTCTTTTTTCCCTCGTGGCTTTTTGTGGGACGAAGGCTTTCATGGACTGCTTATTTCATCATGGGATATCGATATTGAATTGGATATTATTAGTCATTGGTTTGATCTGCTCAATATAGAAGGTTGGATACCACGAGAGCAAATATTGGGTGTGGAAGCCTTGGCCAAAGTCCCCGATGAATTTGTTATACAGCGTAATACCAATGCCAATCCGCCTACATTCCTTTtagctctaaagaaaattctaaaaCATCACAAACAAGAATTGTCGCTCAAAGGAAGACTTGACACGTTGGAACGTATATATCCCCGTCTGCAAGCGTGGTTTTCATGGTATAATACAACACAGCGTGGTGACATTGCAGGAACCTATCAGTGGCGTGGACGCGATGCCACTACGGAAAGAGAACTAAATCCCAAAACTCTAACATCGGGTTTGGATGATTTCCCCAGAAGTTCACATCCAACCAGCAAGGAACGTCATGTTGATATTAGATGTTGGATGGCTTTTGCTTCCAGTGTTTTAGCAGAACTCTCAACCATACTGCGAAAGGACGATCACAAATATTACGAGACTGCTGGATTTCTAAAagacaatacaattttgaatgaaCAGCACTTGAGTCCCTACACAGAAACATATGCTGATTGGGGTCTACATTCTGATTCGGTGGTTTTGAAACGTCCCCaacttacacagaaaaatatgcaTCGAATGCAACAGCATCAGCAGCAGCAAATGGAAATGATTCGGGTGACATTAAAGCAACCAGATTATAAATTTGTTGACTCTACCTTTGGTTACGTCAATATATTTCCTTTTCTCTTGGAAATACTCGACAATGACTCGCCTTATTTGGGTAAACTCTTAAAAGATATCCGAGATCCACAAAAACTTTGGACGCCCTACGGTCTTCGCTCTCTATCTAAGTCATCGCCTTTATATCAAAAACGCAATACTGAACATGATCCTCCATATTGGAGAGGTCCTATTTggattaatattaattatttggCCGTTAAAGCTCTGCGTTACTATGGTAGCATTGAGGGTCCGCATGCTGCCTTGGCTCGGGAAATATATGCCGAATTAAGAGAAAATCTAATACATAACATATTTAAAGAGTTCCAACGTACTGGCTATTTGTGGGAGCAATACGATGACACCACAGGTCAAGGAAAAGGCTGTTATCCCTTCACTGGTTGGAGTTCCTTGGTAGTGCTAATGATGTCTGAGCAATATTAGTTCTCGTAGACATATAGACTTTTAATCAATATATAATAACTAGAGATTTTACTATTTAGTacaatttgtaatttatttctTAAAGCCTATATGAATTTACTTAAttaccaaaaaacagaggcgttTACTCATTGCGTCTAACAAGCATCTATTTTAAGTTGATTTTAGAAGGGATAAAACAATTCAGTCATAATGTTATTATTGTGTagataaaataataaaggaaaaatataagaaatatacCCGATTTTTAAACGGTTTGTATGAATGTCATCTCGCAGGTGTACGAGTTGTCTTCAGTAAAAACTAATTATTGCTTGAAAGCTGAGTAATACTAGCTACATTTTTAGATACTTTGAAACTTCTGGGACAAAGAGGTTTTTGAACTTGCGCACTCACTTTTAAAGActcgcattttgacaaaattttctatagaaataaaattttgacaaaattttctataggaataaaatttcgacaaaattttgaaggacTCGGTAGATTTTAAGTCAAGATTGGAAAATTTGACGATTCAAGATGATGAAGTTTTAATATCCTTCGACGTAGTGTCATTATTTCCAAGCATTCCGGTAAAACTAGCAATTCAGACGATTGCAAGAAAATGGACCACAATTAAGCAGTATACAAACATGACGAAGGATTTATTTAtagatttaattacattttgcaTTAAAGACACCAGATATTTTAAATTCGAGGACAAGATTTATGAGCAGTTAAAAGGTATGGCCATGGGTTCCCCCGCTTCACCAATTGTAGCAGACATTATTATGGAGGAACTTTTAGATGACGTAtttaaaaatatcacaaaaccaccgattttaactaaatacGTTGATGACATCTTCGCAATCATCAAGGCATCAGAAGTCGACGAAACATTAAAGGCCTTAAACTCATATAATAGACAAATTCAATTCACGAAGGAATTAGAACAGGACAATAAACTACCATATCTTGACGTAATTATACATAGACTAGGAAACCAATTGAGACTAAATTGGTACCAAAAACCAACGGCTTCGGGGCGACTACTTAATTTTTTCTCTAAGCACAATAAACATATAATAATCAATACCGCGACAAATTTCATACGTGATCCAGAATTTCATTCTGaaaatgaagataaaattgAACGAATTCTCCAAGACAACAATTTCCCACAACGAACGATATTTCAACTTTTATCGAAAGTAAAAGCCAACCAGCATAACAAACAAAACTTGACTAATGATAAGGATTCAAAATTATACAAACCAGTGCCGTATATACCAAACTTCTCCGAGAAACTGTGCAAGTCTAATAtatacaataaagaaaaataccaACTCGCGTTAAAAACTACTAATACAGTAAACGGATTATTTagtaaaaccaaaacaaaaattaagaatgAAGACCACAACGTAGTATAGAAGATAAAATGCAACGGTGACAAATCCAACTTATGCcaaaagacatatattggtacaacaatgacaaaattaaaaacaagattgtcttcacataaatcggatttAAAAACAACAGACAAGGCAATGGAACAAAGAACAGCACTTGCGGCCCACTGTACTTTGACTGGTCACAAACCTAACTTAAACGACGTAGAAATCCTAAGCAAGGAAAACAACTACGGCCGAAGATTTACTCTGGAGATGTTACACATCATTAACACTCCAATTAACGAgagaataaattataagaaagaTATTGAGAACTGAGCGAGAATATATCGGCATATGATACAAAAACACAAGAGAAAGTAATCACCAGTAGAAAAAcagacagcgaagtaacaagacaGCGGAGAAAATGTAAAGTACAATAGatagtttcattttattttgtgaattttgtaattagtttttgtacaattttgtaatttgtagccttgaaaacggttctgacgaagtcaaccgaaatatcggaaaataaaaaaaaaaaacaagaaaccaacaatttcaagtttaatttatagacctatagccgagattatgagataaaaaatcataaaatttaaaataaaaaggtcaataatatcaacaacaaaaacgaaataaaatttagacaaaattttctatagaaataagtttttacaaaattttctatagaaataaaattttgacaaaattttctacagaaataaaattttggaaaaattttcctaacttttctatagaaataatattttgacaaaattttctttaaaaatataattttgacaaaattttctatagaaataaaattttgacaaaattttctatagaaataaaattttgacaaaattttctatagaaataaaattttgacaaaattttctatagaaataaaattttgacaaaatgttatatagaaataaaatgttgacaacattttctatagaaataaaatttcgacaaaattttctatagaaataaaatgttgacaaaattttctatagaaataaaattttggaaaaatgttccaaacttttctatagaaataatattttgacaaaattttctttaaaaataaaattttgacaaaattttctatagaaataaaattttgacaacattttctatagaaataatattttgacaaaattttctttaaaaataaaattttgacaaaattttctatagaaataaaattttgacaaaattttctatagaaataaaattttgacaaaattttctatagaaataaaattttgacaacattttctatagaaataaaatttcgacaaaattttctatagaaatacaattttaacaaaattttctatagaaataaaattttgaaaaaatttatggacTTCCGAAGATACATAAGGAAGGAGTCCCTGTAAGACCGATATGTTCTTCAATAAATTCCCCCTCTTATGAACtatcaaaatatattgtaaatattttgaaaaatttgacgaaagatTCCAAATATAATGTAAAGGACGCAATTGAATTTAAGAATAAAACCAGTAATATTAAGATTGAGGACAATGAAACAATGATCTCGTTTGACGTAGTATCTCTTTTTCCAAGCATTCCAGTaaatttggagatattttgtatATGATGACAAGGTGTATGAACAACGTAAAGGAATGCCAATGGGATCACCAGCTTCACCGATTATCGCCGATATTGTAATGGAAGTACTCTTGGACTCAGTATTGGAAAAATTGactattaaaccaaaaataatgacaaaatatgtagatgatctgttctgtattttgaataaaaatgacgTTCAGGCCACTTTATCAGCTTTAAACGCCTTTGatagacaaattcaatttacgATGGAAACAGAAGAGGACAACAAGTTACCATATTTAGATACTATAATTCTAAGGCAcagaaatggaataaaaattaactggTATCAAAAGCCAACAGCCACAGGACGATTGATCAATTTCAACTCCAAACATCCTAGACGAGTTATAATGAATAcggctacaaattttataagaagagtacacgatatcagcgacaaaatatttcataaggacaacgaAGATAAGATAAGGACCATATTGCGATTAAATGATTTCCCGAATAAGACGATTGACGACCTAATACAACATGTAAAAGAACGACAACATATCAAACATGACGAAATTGAACCCAAAATTTATAAACCCTTGACATATGTCCCCCAATTCTCGGAAAGATTCAAATCATCAAACATGctaaataaggacaaatttcaaattgcacaaaggactcataatacagtaaatcaattcttcagcaagacaaaatccaaaattaagaaagaagacaagtcaaacgtagtatataagatcaaatgcaatggaaatgactctgatacttgccaaaaagtatatattggtacaacgaaaaccaaattaaaaactagactctcagggcataaatctgatcagaaagccactgataagcccttggagcaaaagacggcacttgcagcacattgcactttaacaggacacaaaccaaactttaaggacgtagatattttgacgcaagaaaccaattataaaaggagatttactctggagatgctacatattataaatgtacctgcagaaagacgaatgaattttaagactgatacggaccattgtgcacatatttatagaaatattgtacaaaaatatagaaagacagattagcttttagttgtaaatatactcccttgtaaagaagttcactgttctttaaatttaaatgtaattatctgtgtttttcatgtaatgatatattttttgttaatgtgttaaatgttttttctttttgtttaaagtaatttccctgaagacgatcatcggagatgtctcgaaatattggaacattttaaatataaaaatacaactcaaaaaacaacaacatctgtttttattcacatgacctcaagccgaactaagcaaatataattaaaattttttatagaaataaaatttttacaaaattttccatagaaataagtttttaacaaaattttctatagaaataaaattttgacaaaattttctatagaaataaaattttgacaaaattttctatagaaataagtttttaacaaaattttctatagaaataaaattttgacaaaattttctatagaaataacatttttacaaaattttctatagaaataaaatttcgacaaaattttctatagaaataagttttttacaaaattttttatagaaataaagttttgacaaaattttccatagaaataaaatttggacaaaattttctatagaaataaaatttcgacaaaattttctatagaaaagtttttttacaacattttctatagaaataaaattttgacaaaattttctatagaaataaaattgtgacaaaattttctatagaaataaaattgtgacaaaattttctatagaaataaaatgttgacaaaattttctatagaaataaaatttttgacaaaattttctatagaaataaaattttgactcgcCTGCACGTCATCACAGGTGGTCTACAAATTATTGGTTGAAGATTTTCCCAATACGGACATCATAATtcgaaatgaagatgcaatttttttttgaattttccagTTGCTTGCATTACTTAAAGCTTTTCAATTCCTAGTTTTGGCCAAGACTAAGAAtcataataacataaaattatcttcaataaattgatattatatttaataaatagcaattttataattaaaattaaatacatatacaCATTAACTACATATACTTAATAATAATTGAATGGAGATGTTTGGCTACATTTcaaatgtaaaaatatttccttaaacTAGAGCAAACACTTTCTGTTTGCCAAAAACGAAAACACATTAAATTAAAGAGAATACATACAGTGAAACAAATTGTTCATAAATCACCAACACAACATTATTATAAAAGTATTCAAATAGTATTTACTACCAACTACCTTCTTTAAGTACTACTCTTACAATATGTAGATCTCATTCGATAAAGGGAAATAtacaatattaatattttttcatagaatattaaataaaaatatattatctgttattaaataaattatttatgaaataataaatgaaaaaaacagTATTGGTACAAAAGGAAAAAATAACACAGTTTTgagatttgttttttctttctttaaattaatttttttcatataacttttttttaatatcttaatcttaatccttCTTGCTTCTGAACGGAGGAAAACGATCCAATAATGCATGGAATATACTGCCGGGTAAACGTTGATGTTTATTAATTAGAACTTCCAAAGCTTGAGCCACCTAGAAAAATGTTatgattaaaaacaatttttttatatggtaCGTTATGTAGTGTAGggtttattatattttgtgaatGGAGTTGAAACCTAATTGTTTTCTCATATTTACATAAGTATAGAAAACTAATGGTAAATTAAGTGTtccactattttgtaagaaatttagaACTCTGTTGGCGAGGTAAAAAGCTTCCCGTTAGCTTTTATGTTCATAAACGTTCTTTTCCCTGTCTGTCCCTGTATCCGTCCCTTTATCAATTTTTACTGCGAGGAAGGAGTTCATGGCTATGTATCATGTTTTCTGTGCCACGTCATGGTATCTCTCCTATGTACTTTAACTATTCTGTCTGAGTGCACGGAGGGCTCGCCTTTGCCCTCTGCTTGGTCGGTCACCTGTATGGGATTGCTCGACTACTTGTCCGCTACGCGTGTATGTTCCGATGTTGTAGACCACAACCGTTTGGATCCATGATTGGACTCCTCCAAATGCTTGCGCCGCTTATGAGTGGCTACAAGCCGATCGATCTTCTTAACGTGACTCATCCCTCTTATCTGCTAACGTTGATGTCTGCGTGGGGAAATTCGGACGGATGTCAGGGATCCGAATACATCTCTGAAGAAATTCTCTCTAGCGGACGCTGACGTTGTCTGTTAGCGAGGTAAATAGGTTCCAGTTAGTTTTACCAAAGTTCATAAACGTTCTTTTCTAGGGAATAAAGGTGTGTGTCCCTAGATCAATTTTCACTGTCAGGTGGAAGTTCTTGGTTAAGTCTATAAGTCATGTGGTCTGTACCACGAGATCAGAGCTAACCATGGTGACGTCCGGGGAGCTTCCATAGGAATTTAAGAATGTTACTGTAGTTGAGAATCTGGATGTATTAACTGGCTTAACAAACATAGTCTGCCATTTACTTACGTCTAATCCACTAACTGAAGtaatatatttgaaatgtaTCTCATATACAGATCGCTAAAAacatttgtaaaatatatttaatcattgtattttaagattttatgtCGAACTATGTCATTATGTTCTATTCTTCATAGACCTCCAAACAAGTCACATCGGTaagatttcattgggctgtaatCATGGGAactcaagggagccaccgtggtgcaatggttagcatgcccgccttgcatacacaaggtcgtgggttcgattcctgctttgaccgaacaccaaaaagttttgcaacggtggattatcccacctcagtaatgctggtgacatttctgagggtttcaaagcttctccaagtggtttcagtgcaatttggaacgcctttcggacccggctataaagaggaggtcccttgtcattgagcttaaaatggaattgggcagcactcagtgataagagagaagttcaccaatgtggtatcacaatggactaaatagtctaagtgcgcttgatacatcgggctgccacctaacctaaccatgggaaCTCTATTAAATCTGAGCTTCTTTATTTGACACAACAAATTGTCATTCATAGGGGAAACACTTCTCTAATAACGAGTTAGGCGCAATTTGGAGCTCTGTGCTTTAGAGAAGTTGCGGACCCGTAAACTGTTAACTTCAAGAATTAAGTTTTCATAAattagtataattttttttaatctaatagaatcgaaatagaaaaaattggtaCTGAAATTGAATGTTAACATATTTCCATTTTCGAATTGCAATGTTAAGAAtgttaaataaatggaaataaataaataatgtactACAAGTAACACTTACCTTCACTTGTAGCTGCTCCGGTGTCAATGAACCATCATATTCAATTGGCTTGCCAAGATAGGTACGGAATTTAACCGGAAATCCTCCATAGATTGGATACACAGGTATTCTTATTGTATTGTAGAGTTTCATGAAAAATTTACGAAATATACCCACTTGCCGAAACCCTTCACGAAGATTTTGTGTGAAGCATGGTATTATTGGTGCTTGAGCTTCCAAAGCCACTTTTGCAAAACCCACACGATTTCGCCATAATAGCTCATAGTAATTGTCACCGAATTGAGCTTCATAAACTCCGCCAGGCGATATGGCCAAGAGATTACCATCTTTTAGAATATTAACACATGACTGCACAGTTCCGGGACTAATGTGAAATGCTTCCGATATAGTTCCCCAGCCAGGTAATTTGAATAGGAAACGATCACCAATAGTGTATATTAAACGGTCCTTTTGCAAAAGCATACGGGAATTCAAGTAGTACATATCAATCGGTATGGCACCATGATAATAGACAATTAGACCAGAACCATCTTTGGGAATATTTTCCATTCCAATAACTTCATAGCCATGATAGATTCGTGCATGTGCATCCCAGATGGCTGCAACAATTTTTCTTCCAACTTCCCAAAATTTGCGGTCTGTGCGCACAGATCTTAGTATTACTTCTctgtaaaataaacaaaatgtagtttattttcttattcaatttgtttttaattaatataaaacaaaaattcataaaatgtttgaattagTAATAACTTCCATAAATTaatcatttcccaatagactaaaatacatttttatatcgaaaatgaaattatgtgtcgtcattttgacgaaggatcactgtcaagggttaaaaaaaattgtttgcttccattggtcgaaagaaatgcttctaaatattattgaaatattttgaaaaacattaaaGCGATTTACGattgttaatatttgtttttgttccctAATCTCGAATAAATttgattaattgaatcaaactgTTCGGTATATGGgcagttgggagccaccgtggtgcaatggttagcatgcccgccctgcatacacaaggtcgtgggttcgattcctgcttcgaccgtacaccaaaagattttcagcggtggattatcctacctcagtaatgctgatgtcatttctgagggttacaaagcttctctaagtggtttcactgcaatgtggaacgtcgttcggactcggctataaaaaggaggtcccttgtcattgagcttaacatagaatcgggcagcactcagtgattagagagaagttcaccaatgtggtatcacaatggactgaatagcctaagtgagcctgatacatcgggctgccacctaaccataTGGGCAGTTCCAGTTTCCGGTTGAAGAAATATTAAATCacatataatttaatatttcttgacactggaaaaaaaacaattaaaataaaaaatttttaatggtatTTTCCAGGGTCAACACCGGAAACTAAAACTGCCCTTTTACTGAACAATTTAATGACTGCTCAAGTTTAAAGTTTACTTTACATAagttaaagaataaaaaaataataatacattaATTGGTGTTGACTTAGAACAGCTTTAGAAAAGGCAAATAATGATCATGTAAAACGATATTGCTGTAGTCTGTTGTAAGTTCTAATGGGGTCtttattattttgatttaattttactgCGATGGGAAagtttttattgaagaaaatgcCGGCTGGGCACAAGAAAATTACTGTCATTGATTATGATCAATCTTGCTTATCTAATAATATATCTGAAGTACATTCCTGTTCTGCTATTACATTTTGATGTGAAAGATTTACACACTT
It includes:
- the GCS1 gene encoding mannosyl-oligosaccharide glucosidase, producing MARQKGGTNTSTDKGVKQKNSKQHNENADSTKSNNSSTTTTSTTSSTAPVNKPKHTAHPKKATFEEPTSKFVLNKWKTLAGSICMAVAAYFCYQGYLETRVNTPFDNQKMVTRTGLDDPERYWGSYRPLNYFGMKTRDPHSLVMGLMWYTPSNLGHGGKGIRHWCDMGDNLDKYGWTHHDGRMFGVQEIHDLPFELKTSFVKYPSGKQFGGDWTARISVKNTTRAWDKSISLIWYVALDERTNGHIKYVSDEKSPEPGVYGETLGLGEFQLRFHPVKGRILHKSSLSTVAPSLSKLKETVFTHFRAFTDKKGQRYIGLPGEMVSHNGQAPADPNFIAIQITAEVDFTLDITYQSTSGFSVGGDIPKPPTGRDYTNSLQEHIASFDKRFEETFHLKSKGFSNEEIKFAKYALSNMLGGIGYFYGASKVQSVYTKNPVPYWKSALYTAVPSRSFFPRGFLWDEGFHGLLISSWDIDIELDIISHWFDLLNIEGWIPREQILGVEALAKVPDEFVIQRNTNANPPTFLLALKKILKHHKQELSLKGRLDTLERIYPRLQAWFSWYNTTQRGDIAGTYQWRGRDATTERELNPKTLTSGLDDFPRSSHPTSKERHVDIRCWMAFASSVLAELSTILRKDDHKYYETAGFLKDNTILNEQHLSPYTETYADWGLHSDSVVLKRPQLTQKNMHRMQQHQQQQMEMIRVTLKQPDYKFVDSTFGYVNIFPFLLEILDNDSPYLGKLLKDIRDPQKLWTPYGLRSLSKSSPLYQKRNTEHDPPYWRGPIWININYLAVKALRYYGSIEGPHAALAREIYAELRENLIHNIFKEFQRTGYLWEQYDDTTGQGKGCYPFTGWSSLVVLMMSEQY
- the LOC142231411 gene encoding uncharacterized protein LOC142231411 — its product is MPMGSPASPIIADIVMEVLLDSATLSALNAFDRQIQFTMETEEDNKLPYLDTIILRHRNGIKINWYQKPTATGRLINFNSKHPRRVIMNTATNFIRRIQIIKHAK
- the LOC142231921 gene encoding DGAT1/2-independent enzyme synthesizing storage lipids, giving the protein MDFIQNVTKSFQEFLSSYIDLDYSLWVYRLLTPLIATFLLPLVFVALIYISFLILFIYKLHREVILRSVRTDRKFWEVGRKIVAAIWDAHARIYHGYEVIGMENIPKDGSGLIVYYHGAIPIDMYYLNSRMLLQKDRLIYTIGDRFLFKLPGWGTISEAFHISPGTVQSCVNILKDGNLLAISPGGVYEAQFGDNYYELLWRNRVGFAKVALEAQAPIIPCFTQNLREGFRQVGIFRKFFMKLYNTIRIPVYPIYGGFPVKFRTYLGKPIEYDGSLTPEQLQVKVAQALEVLINKHQRLPGSIFHALLDRFPPFRSKKD